The Limnospira fusiformis SAG 85.79 genomic interval ATAAAAATAAATCAAACACTACACCGACACCAATCAAATCCACCGATGATTTAGAAAATGCGTTAGTTAGTATTATCAAAGAAATAACTAAAAAATCCCCTAATTCTTTAGTGGATGTCTCAATTTTAGCGAGTAATTTTATGACCAAATATCATGTACCTATCAATAAGTTACTTCGCCAATTGAATCATAGCAAAAAATTACCCAATTTTTTGGAGTCTTGCGGTTCCTTTCACCTCAAACAAACCTCCAGAGGTTGGCAGGTTGGTTTATTAAATCCGAACTGAGTTAATTTACCCACGATCGCCTGTCTGTATCTCTTATACTAAAAGGTGGATTGTCTCAATTATGGCCAAATTGTCATCACTAATTTATGGAGTTCGACCACATTCATATCTATGTTGAGGATGCCATAGTATCTCGCAACTGGTTTATCGACAAATTCGGATTTGAGGAGGTGGGACAAAACATCAATGATCACGATCATACAATCACCATGGCCAATGGTCCGATTTATATCCTCCTGTCCTCACCCCGCCACCCACAGAGTCCGGTGGCGAACTTTCTCCGCCAACACCCCCCCGGAATTGCTGATATAGCCTTTCGGGTAGACAATTTATCCGAAACAATAGATCGCGCTATTTCTGGCGGCGCAAAACTTCTGCAACCCGTACAAAGCCATGATAGTGCGATCGCTGCTAGTCAATGGGGAATTATTTCCGGTTGGGGTTCCTTGCAACATTCCCTGATTGAAGTTAAGGCTATTTCCCCCTATAAATGGCTTCCCGGCTGTCAATACCCAATTAAACTAAAGCGATCGCCGATTCATTTAACAGCCATTGATCATGTCGTCTTAAATGTCGAAGTAGGTGATCTCAATGTTGCGGCAAACTGGTACAATTCTGTTTTAGGACTCAACCCCGAACAAAGTTTTAACATTCAAACTGATTACTCTGGCTTATACAGTCAGGTGATGACATCCCCCCAAGGAAAAATTAAATTTCCCATCAATGAACCCGCCTCCCCAAATTCCCAGATTCAAGAATTTTTGAATTTTAACCGAGGTTCAGGAATACAACATATTGCACTGACGACAACCAACATTATTGAAACCGTTGGTTTTCTCAAAAATCAGGGTTTACAATTCTTATCAATTCCCGAAAATTATTATGATACAATCGAGGCTAGGGGAGCTGCTTGCCGACTACAGCAAGATTGGGAACTCGTCAAAAAAAATCAAATTTTAGTAGACTGGCATCCTTCAAATTCAGCATCAATGCTGTTGCAAATTTTCACCCATCCAATTTTTAATCAACCCACTTTTTTCTGGGAATTAATAGAACGTCGTCAGTCAGCACAAGGATTTGGTGAAGGCAATTTTCAGGCTCTTTTTGAAGCGATAGAAAGGCAACAGATAGACCGTAGTTAACCACCCTCAAAACCGCCTATTTATGCTCATACTTAGGAAAATATAATGACTGAACTACGACAAAACTTAATCACTAGAGACTGGGTAATTATTGCCTCAGAAAGGTCTAAAAGACCCCATGAATTTGCGCCCCCCTTGTCTAAACTAGAACCCTTACCTACCTACCGAGATGACTGTCCATTTTGTCCCGGAAATGAACATCTAACCGGAACTCAAGAGTGTTTACGACTGGCTGATAATGGTGGTTGGCGAGTGAGAGTAGTAGGGAATAAATATCCGGCTCTCTCTGATGTTGGTCAACGAGTTCGTCATGGTGAAGGTATCTTTAAATCCCTGTCGGGAGTGGGATATCATGAAGTAGTAATCGAACACCCTCGCCACGATTTAAATATTGCTTTGATGGATATTAAAGACATTAGCAATATTCTCCGGGTCTATCGCCAACGCTATGGCGAACTACGAAAAGACCCTAGAGTTGAAACCATCATTATTTTTAAAAACCACGGAGGAAGTGCTGGGACTTCTTTAGAACATCCTCACTCCCAAATTGCAGCCCTTCCTATTGTTCCCTATCAATGGCGCGATCGCGCTAGAGAAGCAGTCCGCTACTACGATGATACGGGAGAATGTCTTTTTTGTCGCACCCTAAAAGACGAACTCAAAGCAGGCGATCGCATTATTTACGCAGGGGAGCATTTTGCCGCATTTATTCCCTACGCGGCGCTTTCCCCCTTTCATACATGGGTTTTTCCCCGTAATCATGCTTCTTCCTTTGATGAAATTACGGATTTAGAAATAGAGGATTTAGCCCAAACCCTCAAAGTAGTAATGTCTCAATTTTATTTTGGTTTAAACAACCCCGATTTTAACTATACCATTCGTTCCATACCCACGGCTGAACAGCGCACGGATTATTTCCATTGGTATATTGCCATCATTCCCCGCGTTTCCTTAACCGCCGGCTTTGAACTGGGAAGCGGAATGTATATTAATACATCTGTTCCCGAAGAAAGCGCTGAATTTTTACGCTCTGTCAAAATTCCCTCTAGTATTTGAAAGATTGCTGTGGGCTGGTTCTGAGGGCCGCCTACAGGAGCAAAAAAAAGCGACCCAAGAGGCCGCTTATATCTGATGAAAACCGCGTTCTGAATTGTTAGCCTTGTTTTAGACACTAATCCAGTGAGATACTACGAAAGATGAGTGAGCTTTGATGCTCAAAATAGGTAAGTGTTATATATGATCCCAAGTTTTCCCAGATTTGGCAGTGATCGCGATCAAATAAATCAGTGAATTTACTGATGGAAATTGGTGATGGGTTTCATACCCTAAGTGCGATCGCCTCATGGTTAAAGTTGTGTTCCAGATCACATCTTCCGTCAAGCCAAGGATTTAGTTAATAGGCTCGGTATTGCCACCCCTTACCCAACCGGTGCGACCTTCATCAGTGGCGGCGCGAACCCGCTGCCATTGTCTATCCTGGCTATCTTCCAAAACGATAACCTCTTCCTGATATCCGACCCCACCGACCCGGTTAGCATCAAGGCTAGGACTATCCCTGATAATTAACCCAATGGGTTGAACCACGATCGCCCGATAGGTCCCCTCCTCTAATTGTGGCTCAGGTTCAGGCTCAGGCTCAGGAGTAGGTTCAGGAGTAGGGGTGCTGGCTGTTTCAACCACCACTGGTTGATCAGTAGCAAAAGTCGGTCGTTGGGGGAGTTCCGTCAACCTAGCGGCAAAGTACAAAGCGGCGGCCAGAGTTGCGCCCGCCAAAATCAAGATAGCTAGGAACACACCGACTAAAAACTTAAAGATGCCATAAAGACTCATAGTATTTTGGGAAACATTTATTATCTGATCGCGATCGCCAAAAACAATCGGCTCAATGAAACCTGATGATAGCGAACATTGGAACCACATCAAGGCGAGCCACAAATTAAATAACCTAGTCCCCGTCTAAAATAGCTTATTGAGGCTATCTTGTCGGGAAGCCAATCTAGCCTTACCCGCCGCCGCCCAATCCTGTAAAAATTGAATCTGATCGCGAGCAGTACGAGCCAGAGGTATCATTTGACTGGCGGCTTCCAGTATATCCTCAGTGGTGAAATCACGATTTTGACTGAAACCAATGTGCATAGCTTCAATCAAAGTTTGCTCAATTTCCGCCCCAGAGAAATCCGGCGTTTCATAAGCTAGGCGATCGATATCGTAATTTTTGAGACCTTGGGGGCGCAATTTAGTTAGGTGTACCTCAAAAATCGCTTTCCGCTCATCTTGGTTAGGCAAACCCACAAAAAATATCTCATCAAATCTACCCTTACGCAGAACTTCTGGCGGTAAAGATTGGATATTATTAGCAGTAGCCACGACAAAAACCGGAGAAGTTTTTTCAGCCAACCAAGTGATCACAGTGCCAAATACCCGGCTAGTTGTACCGGCATCCCCTTTACCATCAACCCCCGCAAAGGCTTTATCTATTTCATCAATCCATAGGACACAGGGAGCGAGAGCCTCTGCTAACTGAATCATTTGGCGAGTCCGAGATTCCGACTCCCCTACCAGTCCCGCAAACAACCGCCCCACATCTAAACGTAATAAGGGTAAATGCCAATGGTGAGCGATCGCCTTAGCCGTCAGAGATTTACCCGTCCCCTGAATCCCCACCAGTAGCAAACCACGGGGATAGGGCAATCCATACTGTCGCGCCCGTTCCGAAAAAGCGCCGCCCCGCCGCAGT includes:
- the hppD gene encoding 4-hydroxyphenylpyruvate dioxygenase; the encoded protein is MEFDHIHIYVEDAIVSRNWFIDKFGFEEVGQNINDHDHTITMANGPIYILLSSPRHPQSPVANFLRQHPPGIADIAFRVDNLSETIDRAISGGAKLLQPVQSHDSAIAASQWGIISGWGSLQHSLIEVKAISPYKWLPGCQYPIKLKRSPIHLTAIDHVVLNVEVGDLNVAANWYNSVLGLNPEQSFNIQTDYSGLYSQVMTSPQGKIKFPINEPASPNSQIQEFLNFNRGSGIQHIALTTTNIIETVGFLKNQGLQFLSIPENYYDTIEARGAACRLQQDWELVKKNQILVDWHPSNSASMLLQIFTHPIFNQPTFFWELIERRQSAQGFGEGNFQALFEAIERQQIDRS
- the galT gene encoding galactose-1-phosphate uridylyltransferase; translated protein: MTELRQNLITRDWVIIASERSKRPHEFAPPLSKLEPLPTYRDDCPFCPGNEHLTGTQECLRLADNGGWRVRVVGNKYPALSDVGQRVRHGEGIFKSLSGVGYHEVVIEHPRHDLNIALMDIKDISNILRVYRQRYGELRKDPRVETIIIFKNHGGSAGTSLEHPHSQIAALPIVPYQWRDRAREAVRYYDDTGECLFCRTLKDELKAGDRIIYAGEHFAAFIPYAALSPFHTWVFPRNHASSFDEITDLEIEDLAQTLKVVMSQFYFGLNNPDFNYTIRSIPTAEQRTDYFHWYIAIIPRVSLTAGFELGSGMYINTSVPEESAEFLRSVKIPSSI
- a CDS encoding SH3 domain-containing protein, whose product is MSLYGIFKFLVGVFLAILILAGATLAAALYFAARLTELPQRPTFATDQPVVVETASTPTPEPTPEPEPEPEPQLEEGTYRAIVVQPIGLIIRDSPSLDANRVGGVGYQEEVIVLEDSQDRQWQRVRAATDEGRTGWVRGGNTEPIN
- a CDS encoding AAA family ATPase — its product is MSQFNQEFELLLRSRYPVIYIPTLEEERLELTIKQVGLNQGNRAVYVWDFVEGYNEGNPNDMGFAVRNPLLALEFVEKVPDTTPAIFILRDFHRFLDDISISRKIRNLARRLKSQPKNLVIISPQVTIAEDLSEVITILEFPLPDRLTIAKSVESLLMATGKTPEPRLLDEMVRSFQGLSLERIRRILAKAIANHGELQPSDIELILEEKRQTIRQTQILDFYPAKENISDIGGLDNLKDWLLRRGGAFSERARQYGLPYPRGLLLVGIQGTGKSLTAKAIAHHWHLPLLRLDVGRLFAGLVGESESRTRQMIQLAEALAPCVLWIDEIDKAFAGVDGKGDAGTTSRVFGTVITWLAEKTSPVFVVATANNIQSLPPEVLRKGRFDEIFFVGLPNQDERKAIFEVHLTKLRPQGLKNYDIDRLAYETPDFSGAEIEQTLIEAMHIGFSQNRDFTTEDILEAASQMIPLARTARDQIQFLQDWAAAGKARLASRQDSLNKLF